A single window of Engraulis encrasicolus isolate BLACKSEA-1 chromosome 20, IST_EnEncr_1.0, whole genome shotgun sequence DNA harbors:
- the LOC134435975 gene encoding ras-associated and pleckstrin homology domains-containing protein 1-like: MHPPKRTAKKRHLGGEESLSRARPTSRARPTPRARPRATTTDTGGASAVSPPADQDAIDLELALEKEWVKAEELRIQVASQEDLIASLTEERDYLRARLTEALRLRAAPSVQPPNNQSQQPPPPAPPQPPPPQPPTQPSPSDSSSSSSSSSDSSEPSKKKRKKDKKKKNEEKK; encoded by the exons ATGCACCCTCCAAAAAGAA CCGCGAAGAAGCGACATCTCGGTGGAGAGGAAAGTCTTAGCCGGGCAAGGCCAACCTCGAGGGCAAGGCCAACACCAAGGGCAAGGCCAAGGGCTACCACGACCGATACCG GTGGAGCTAGTGCTGTCTCACCCCCTGCTGACCAAGATGCCATTGACCTGG AGCTGGCTCTGGAGAAAGAGTGGGTGAAGGCAGAAGAATTAAGGATACAGGTCGCATCCCAAGAGGACTTGATTGCCAGCCTGACTGAGGAGAGAGATTATTTAAGAGCCAGGTTGACCGAAG CCTTACGATTGAGGGCTGCTCCCAGTGTCCAACCCCCCAATAATCAGAGCCAACAACCGCCGCCGCCGGCTCCACCGCAACCTCCTCCACCGCAACCCCCTACACAGCCCAGTCCCTCGGActcatcctcctcgtcctcctcatcctccgacTCATCTGAGCCTTctaaaaagaagaggaagaaggacaagaagaagaagaatgaggagAAGAAGTGA